The Kineothrix sp. MB12-C1 genome includes a window with the following:
- a CDS encoding Nif3-like dinuclear metal center hexameric protein: protein MTCDEIIKSLEQLSPPSYAEEWDNVGLLAGRRDKEVNRLYIALDATDEVVEEAVRVGADMLLTHHPLIFSPMKRITEDDFIGRRVLKLLQNDISYYAMHTNFDVMGMADAAADELRLKDREVLFITYEDEIAKEGIGRYGRLVQVMTLEECALFVKEVFHLEHVRIYGEPDTPIEWAAVSPGSGKSMIKPAVAAGAEVLITGDIEHHEGLDALAQGLTIIDAGHYGLEKIFIPYMKEYIKRELPQLSVFAAKDKNPFRIL from the coding sequence ATGACATGTGATGAGATCATAAAGAGTTTGGAGCAGCTTTCACCCCCTTCTTATGCGGAAGAATGGGATAATGTAGGACTTCTTGCCGGCCGTAGAGATAAGGAAGTGAACCGGCTCTATATTGCTCTGGATGCTACGGATGAAGTTGTTGAAGAAGCCGTGCGGGTAGGGGCAGATATGCTTCTGACCCATCATCCACTCATTTTTTCACCTATGAAGCGGATCACTGAGGATGATTTTATCGGCCGTAGGGTTCTGAAGCTTTTGCAAAATGATATTAGTTATTATGCTATGCATACGAATTTCGATGTGATGGGTATGGCAGATGCGGCAGCGGATGAGCTTAGGTTAAAGGATAGGGAAGTTCTTTTCATTACTTATGAAGACGAAATTGCCAAAGAAGGGATCGGCAGATACGGAAGGCTCGTTCAGGTCATGACACTGGAAGAGTGCGCCTTGTTTGTCAAGGAAGTTTTTCATTTGGAACATGTGAGAATATATGGTGAGCCGGATACGCCGATCGAATGGGCGGCAGTATCGCCGGGTTCCGGAAAGTCTATGATAAAGCCTGCGGTGGCAGCAGGAGCAGAGGTGCTTATTACCGGAGATATTGAGCATCATGAAGGTCTGGATGCCTTGGCACAGGGACTTACGATTATCGATGCGGGACATTATGGCCTGGAGAAGATATTTATTCCCTATATGAAGGAATATATTAAGAGAGAGCTGCCGCAGCTTAGCGTATTCGCAGCCAAAGACAAGAATCCGTTTCGGATATTATAG
- a CDS encoding nucleoside kinase — translation MVTVTIDGETRQYEEGTRYEEIAKEYQSRYPYRIGLITADGKIRELMKRVKKDCELTFITLDDPVGHKTYMRTAVMLLIKALHDVAGDKLLRKVKVEFAIGPGYYCSIDGDFKLDSEFIDRLNKRMREIAEADVPITKKAYPINEAMEIFRRQNMKDKEKLFRYRRSSYVNVYCLDGYYDYYYGYMLPSTGYVKYFEVFSYEDGLMLLIPDREMPDKLPMMEPREKLFETLKKSDEWGNMVGVDTVGDLNDHICSGDINDLILVQEALQERRIGEIAQDIVQRGGVKFVMIAGPSSSGKTTFSHRLSIQLRTYGLTPHPIALDNYFVNRDKTPLDENGDYNFECLEAIDVEQFNQDMTDLLNGKTVDLPSFNFKSGLREYSGNYKTLGEEDILVIEGIHGLNDATSYSLPNESKYKIYISALTSINIDEHNRIPTTDGRLLRRMVRDARTRGASAKRTIEMWNSVRKGEEEYIFPFQESADAMFNSALIYELAILKQYAEPLLFGIEKGEPEYYEAKRLLKFLEYFIGISGDNLPKNSICREFVGGSCFHV, via the coding sequence GTGGTTACAGTTACTATAGACGGTGAAACGAGACAGTATGAAGAGGGAACGAGATATGAGGAAATAGCCAAAGAATATCAAAGCAGGTATCCGTATAGGATAGGATTGATAACCGCCGATGGTAAGATTAGGGAGTTAATGAAGCGTGTTAAGAAAGACTGCGAACTGACTTTTATTACTCTGGATGATCCGGTAGGGCATAAGACCTATATGCGTACGGCAGTTATGCTGCTGATTAAGGCTCTTCATGATGTGGCAGGCGATAAGCTTTTGCGGAAGGTAAAAGTAGAATTTGCCATTGGCCCGGGATATTATTGTAGTATTGACGGTGACTTTAAACTGGATTCTGAATTCATCGACAGGCTTAATAAGAGGATGAGGGAGATCGCGGAGGCGGATGTGCCGATTACTAAGAAGGCATATCCTATCAATGAAGCGATGGAAATCTTCCGCAGACAGAATATGAAGGATAAGGAGAAGCTCTTTCGTTATAGGAGGAGTTCTTATGTGAATGTGTACTGTCTGGATGGTTATTATGATTATTACTATGGATATATGCTTCCGAGTACCGGCTATGTGAAATATTTTGAGGTATTTTCTTATGAAGATGGGCTAATGCTTCTTATCCCGGATAGAGAAATGCCGGATAAACTTCCCATGATGGAGCCGCGAGAAAAATTATTTGAGACCTTGAAAAAATCCGACGAATGGGGTAATATGGTTGGAGTTGATACAGTAGGTGACTTGAATGACCATATTTGCAGCGGAGACATTAATGATCTGATTCTTGTTCAGGAAGCATTACAGGAGCGTAGAATCGGTGAGATTGCCCAGGATATCGTACAACGTGGGGGCGTCAAGTTCGTAATGATCGCAGGTCCTTCCTCGTCGGGGAAGACCACGTTCTCACATAGATTATCTATTCAACTCCGGACGTATGGTCTCACCCCGCATCCGATTGCTCTCGATAATTATTTCGTTAACCGGGATAAAACTCCTTTGGATGAAAATGGCGATTATAATTTCGAATGTCTGGAAGCCATCGACGTGGAACAATTTAATCAGGATATGACCGATCTTCTTAATGGGAAGACTGTGGATCTGCCGAGCTTTAATTTCAAGTCGGGTCTTCGGGAATACAGTGGTAATTATAAGACCTTAGGGGAAGAAGATATTCTTGTTATAGAAGGAATCCATGGGCTAAATGATGCGACTTCCTATTCCCTGCCGAATGAAAGTAAGTATAAGATATATATCAGCGCATTGACGAGCATCAATATCGATGAACACAATAGAATTCCGACAACGGATGGAAGGCTGTTGCGACGTATGGTAAGAGATGCCAGAACGAGAGGCGCATCGGCGAAGCGCACCATTGAGATGTGGAATTCTGTCAGAAAGGGCGAAGAAGAATATATTTTCCCTTTTCAGGAAAGTGCAGATGCTATGTTCAATTCCGCATTGATTTATGAACTTGCAATCTTAAAGCAGTATGCGGAGCCTCTTTTATTCGGCATAGAAAAAGGAGAGCCGGAGTATTATGAAGCGAAGCGGCTGTTAAAATTTCTGGAATATTTCATCGGAATAAGTGGTGATAATCTTCCTAAGAACTCCATCTGCCGTGAATTTGTAGGTGGGAGTTGTTTCCATGTATAG
- a CDS encoding S1 family peptidase produces MKLHLKIFAGIVFCLILYGITPLVMVSARQDNIRRPLIQTTTFRDEYEGMVSYGGTYIRALDYADIEEAYERVKSGIVKINTSRLHGSGVIWELNEAEIVIASSAHLLTDWDTDSYIMFGNGTIVSGEIILLSESYDLGFLKIGIDELTYEELVGCRQVGREVIAYETLQDGDAVFSVGSSDGVALDRYEATVASAHWYIQEFDSYMLYCFGYAKPGMSGGGTFDTYGNFLGMLSGGTGGGETVSLPVTVMKKEYEDMKKNDM; encoded by the coding sequence ATGAAGCTTCATCTGAAAATTTTTGCAGGGATTGTGTTCTGCCTTATTTTGTACGGTATTACCCCTCTTGTTATGGTTTCGGCAAGGCAGGATAATATTCGCCGTCCTCTCATTCAGACGACGACCTTCAGGGATGAATATGAAGGGATGGTATCTTATGGCGGAACTTATATACGTGCTCTGGACTATGCAGATATTGAAGAGGCATATGAAAGAGTAAAGTCAGGAATTGTCAAAATAAATACAAGTAGATTACATGGAAGCGGTGTGATATGGGAGCTGAATGAGGCGGAGATCGTAATCGCATCGAGTGCTCATCTTCTGACAGATTGGGATACTGACAGTTACATAATGTTTGGAAACGGGACAATAGTGAGCGGGGAGATTATTTTGCTTTCTGAGAGCTATGATCTGGGATTTTTGAAAATTGGAATCGATGAATTGACTTATGAAGAATTGGTAGGCTGCAGACAGGTAGGAAGAGAAGTGATAGCTTATGAGACGTTGCAGGATGGTGATGCTGTTTTTTCTGTGGGGTCATCGGACGGTGTTGCTTTGGATAGATACGAAGCGACAGTAGCTTCCGCTCACTGGTATATTCAAGAGTTTGACTCGTATATGCTATACTGCTTCGGTTATGCGAAACCCGGAATGTCCGGGGGAGGTACCTTCGATACTTATGGGAACTTTCTCGGAATGTTGAGCGGAGGGACAGGGGGAGGCGAGACAGTCAGCCTGCCGGTTACGGTGATGAAGAAAGAATATGAAGATATGAAGAAAAATGATATGTAA
- a CDS encoding ZIP family metal transporter, protein MNYIVLIAILIPFLGTSLGAACVFLLKKEMNITVQKTMLGFAAGVMVAASVWSLLIPAMNMSEGMGKFAFFPAATGFLLGIMFLLILDKVVPHLHIDSGEQEGPKSNWKKSTMLMLAVTIHNIPEGASVGIVLAGAMTGNNMITMAGAIALSIGIAIQNFPEGAIISLPLKEEVGKRKAFYMGVLSGVVEPIAAVIALLLATYITPFIPYTLAFAAGAMIYVVVEELIPESAEGEHSNMGTIGFALGFVVMMILDVALG, encoded by the coding sequence ATGAACTATATAGTATTAATAGCGATATTAATCCCCTTTCTGGGGACTTCGCTCGGTGCGGCATGTGTATTTCTGCTGAAGAAGGAAATGAATATAACAGTGCAGAAGACAATGCTCGGATTTGCTGCCGGTGTGATGGTCGCAGCATCGGTATGGTCGCTTTTGATTCCCGCTATGAATATGTCGGAAGGTATGGGGAAATTTGCTTTCTTCCCGGCAGCTACGGGATTTTTACTCGGTATTATGTTTCTTCTTATTCTGGATAAGGTAGTACCCCATCTCCATATAGATAGCGGAGAACAGGAAGGCCCTAAGAGCAATTGGAAGAAGTCTACAATGCTGATGCTGGCAGTAACGATACATAATATACCCGAGGGTGCTTCAGTCGGGATTGTACTGGCCGGAGCCATGACCGGAAACAATATGATTACGATGGCTGGGGCGATTGCCCTTTCGATAGGAATTGCGATTCAGAACTTTCCGGAAGGAGCCATTATCTCTCTTCCGTTGAAGGAGGAGGTGGGAAAAAGAAAGGCCTTTTACATGGGAGTGCTTTCAGGTGTTGTAGAGCCGATAGCGGCGGTGATTGCATTGCTTTTGGCGACTTATATTACACCATTCATTCCTTATACGCTTGCTTTTGCGGCGGGTGCCATGATTTATGTAGTAGTGGAGGAGTTGATTCCTGAATCGGCAGAGGGAGAACACTCCAACATGGGAACGATTGGGTTTGCGCTTGGATTCGTCGTTATGATGATACTTGACGTAGCCCTTGGATAA
- a CDS encoding bacteriohemerythrin encodes MYEMKDEYLTGIQQIDEEHKVLFEIAEEIYQLCVNDFVPDKYDHITELIRRLRDYAAFHFKSEEDYMESIQYKKMFTQKVQHDSFIRKLDSMDLDIVDANQTETIESLLKFITDWLIEHILETDKQIAE; translated from the coding sequence ATGTACGAAATGAAAGATGAATATCTGACGGGAATCCAGCAGATAGACGAGGAACATAAGGTGCTTTTTGAGATCGCAGAAGAAATATATCAGTTATGCGTGAATGATTTTGTGCCGGATAAGTATGATCATATTACTGAATTAATTCGGCGGTTAAGAGATTATGCAGCATTTCATTTCAAGAGTGAAGAAGACTATATGGAAAGCATTCAATATAAAAAGATGTTTACCCAGAAAGTTCAGCATGATTCATTTATACGTAAGCTGGATAGCATGGATCTGGATATTGTGGATGCAAATCAAACGGAAACAATAGAAAGTCTGTTGAAATTCATTACCGATTGGTTGATAGAACATATCTTAGAGACCGATAAACAAATTGCAGAATAA